The Salvelinus fontinalis isolate EN_2023a chromosome 13, ASM2944872v1, whole genome shotgun sequence DNA segment attttgagtTTTACGAATAATCTTTGAAAGacggggtcctgaaaaagggacgttttctttgtttgctgagtttattttatGCAAGCAGTGAGTACTGTATATTCTCTTTTTTGCGAGTAGTGAGTTACAGTATAATCTGTTTGTCTTTGCTTTATGTTGGTTTGTCATGTGGTCAACCCCTGCAGGACCAGGACAGGGAGTATGTAGGCTTTGCTACTCTGCCCAACCAGGTACACAGGAAGTCAGTGAAGAAGGGATTTGAGTTCACTCTGATGGTGGTAGGTGAGGACAGGGGAAGGGCTGTCAGGGAGTTGTAGTTTGTTCACTTTCATGACAATGTTTCCACTGCTAAATTAGAAGTATTTAGCAGGGATATGATCAGGGTCTGAGGCTAAGCAGGATCTCTTGCGCTCtatctccctcattctcttcatcattctctccctccctctttctctaggAGAGTCTGGTCTGGGTAAATCTACACTAGTCAACAGTCTGTTCCTTACAGACCTCTACAAGGACAGGAAGGTGCTGAATGCAGAGGGTGAGAGTGTGATTTCTCAATGGGGGTCCATTACTGTTGCTATTGTACTTCTGCAACATCAAGTTGTATCCTGTGGAGTGGTTTGTCTCTACtgtacctacccaaccctgatctaCAAGATTGATTTTATATAACCTCTGATCTTTTTTTTGATTGTGTGTGCGCGCATCTGTGTGTTGACCAGAGAGGCTGGCTCAGACTGTGGGCATCACTAAGAACACAGTGTGCATCGAGGAGAAGGGAGTGAAGCTCAAACTCAATGTAGTGGACACACAAGGCTATGGAGATGCCATCAATAATACAGACAGGTATAGAGGTATTCACCGGTACATGTAGAGTCATAAAGACGCTAAATAGTAATAAGCTTAGCCTCGTCTCAAAATGACAGTCCTCCCCAGAGCCATTGTGCGCGCTTGTGAATGTGTGTCATGGGAGCTGTACTTACACACActtctgtcctgtgtgtgtgtgctgctgtagCTATAAGTGTGTGTCCGACTACATTGACCATCAGTTTGAGCAGTACCGCAGGGATGAATTCGGCCTGAACAGAAAGAACATCCAGGATAACAGAGTCCACTGCTGCCTCTACTTCATCTCTCCCTTCGGACATGGGTACCATACTACACACACTCATACTACACACTCAACCTATACAAACGTTacacactgtgtgtctgtgtgtgtgttgtcagtctgCGGCCATTGGATGTAGAGTTTATGAGGGCTCTGCAGGACAAGGTCAACATCATCCCTGTTGTGGCCAAATCTGATAGTCTCACTTATGATGAGGTAAAGAAGAAGAAGATCAGGGTAAATAAAATAGTTTTCCAGACGCTAGTTAGTGACATGTCTCAAGCTATCACCTTTCCCACCAATTGTTTATTTCACCATGCagatattttacctttattacACATTTTCACTCTAAAATAGAAGCCAGAGGTTTATGCCTGTAAACCTAACTCCCTTTTCCCCTCTGtctcacccccacccccctctcccccttcctcctgctccttctcacTCTCTTACCCACTATCTCCCCctcactccccccctctctcgcttccCCTCTCCCACCCCCTTTCTTGCCTTCTATATCTCCCCTTCCCCATATCCCGCTCCCCTATCCCTTGTATTCTTCCTCCCTTTTTCTCTACttaactctccccctccctcccccttcttcctcacCCATACAGATCCTAAGTGAGATAGATAAGTACAGGTTAAAGATCTACCAGTTACCAGACTGTGACTCTGATGAGGACGAGGAGTTCAGGAGGCAGGACATGGAGCTCAAGGTGAaaacggacagacagacggatgaTGACAATAACAGTTTTGTCAGCAAAATGTTGGttaaaaccatttgaattcaatcactttttgacagcacacCCTTTGGTTTGAACAAAACCTTACATACATATTTGCCCATTGTAGAAGTGCTCAGAAAGAGACTTTTTGGACCTGtatgccaaaacattcaagagataaaggtgctcaaagtttACCCATTTTGTATCCC contains these protein-coding regions:
- the LOC129867854 gene encoding septin-4-like; translation: MNKFSSLAIDEMGNLSMESFLREFPQDSYNCSSHQGTGSISENFCYSSPLPEHCYLATPTSGTSDRHPLSKSPWGCLDPYTSEDQDREYVGFATLPNQVHRKSVKKGFEFTLMVVGESGLGKSTLVNSLFLTDLYKDRKVLNAEERLAQTVGITKNTVCIEEKGVKLKLNVVDTQGYGDAINNTDSYKCVSDYIDHQFEQYRRDEFGLNRKNIQDNRVHCCLYFISPFGHGLRPLDVEFMRALQDKVNIIPVVAKSDSLTYDEVKKKKIRILSEIDKYRLKIYQLPDCDSDEDEEFRRQDMELKRSVPFAVIGSNMVVDVNGRRIRARLYPWGVVEVENPYHSDFVHLRNMLVRTHMQDLKDMTHDTHYESYRAQ